The Agrococcus carbonis genome has a window encoding:
- a CDS encoding ABC transporter ATP-binding protein, with translation MSTAPPVVVDGLTKRYGARTVVDGVSFEIARGETFALLGPNGAGKSTTVEMLEGFRSPTSGTARVLGVDPRRGDGDWRSRIGVVLQSTGQAGALTVREILTHFARVFPHARDVDETIAAVGLTEHARRRVSKLSGGQQRRVDVALGIIGRPEVLFLDEPTTGFDPQARRDFWQLIRQVASDGTTILLTTHYLEEAEQLADRAGIIAGGRLLALDRVDAIGGAEARTPIVRWSDASGRHEVRTTEPAAVVRSLGGEPAGLEVVRPSLEDVYLELIGSTEPEEAAA, from the coding sequence ATGAGCACAGCACCCCCGGTCGTCGTCGACGGCCTCACGAAGCGCTACGGCGCGCGCACCGTCGTCGACGGCGTCTCGTTCGAGATCGCCCGCGGCGAGACCTTCGCCCTGCTCGGCCCCAACGGCGCCGGCAAGTCCACGACCGTCGAGATGCTCGAGGGCTTCCGCTCGCCCACGAGCGGCACCGCGCGCGTGCTCGGCGTCGACCCGCGGCGCGGCGACGGCGACTGGCGCAGCCGCATCGGCGTCGTGCTGCAGTCGACCGGCCAGGCCGGCGCCCTCACCGTGCGCGAGATCCTCACGCACTTCGCCCGCGTCTTCCCGCACGCGCGCGACGTCGACGAGACGATCGCCGCGGTGGGCCTCACCGAGCACGCGCGCCGCCGCGTCAGCAAGCTCTCGGGCGGTCAGCAGCGCCGCGTCGACGTGGCGCTCGGCATCATCGGCCGGCCCGAGGTCCTCTTCCTCGACGAGCCGACGACCGGCTTCGACCCGCAGGCGCGCCGCGACTTCTGGCAGCTCATCCGCCAGGTCGCGAGCGACGGCACGACCATCCTGCTCACCACCCACTACCTCGAGGAGGCCGAGCAGCTGGCCGACCGCGCCGGCATCATCGCCGGCGGCCGGCTGCTCGCGCTCGACCGCGTCGACGCGATCGGCGGCGCCGAGGCCCGCACGCCGATCGTGCGGTGGTCGGATGCGTCGGGCCGCCACGAGGTGCGCACGACCGAACCCGCTGCGGTCGTGCGGTCGCTCGGCGGCGAGCCCGCCGGCCTCGAGGTCGTGCGCCCCTCGCTCGAGGACGTCTACCTGGAGCTCATCGGCTCCACCGAGCCCGAGGAGGCCGCAGCATGA
- a CDS encoding ABC transporter permease, which produces MSTTATRPADARPRIRPGHTLRCAVDRVRVELLQYMRRSDALVFTFLFPVLLFSIFASAFSDVPALIELDGQAVTQPQYYLPAMLAAGVFLSGVQNLGIEIATERADGTLQRLAATPLPVLSYFLGKVGQLLVTTLLQAALLLTVATTVFGLELPTEPERWLTLAWVFFAALVCFAVLGVAIAQIPRSASSASAVVIPLALVMQFISGIYLPFTVLPEWLQAIANLLPLAWVAHGMRYAMLPDVARHLEVGEVWNLAGVATALGLWAVIGTVVAALTFRWIKRG; this is translated from the coding sequence ATGAGCACCACCGCCACCCGTCCCGCCGACGCGCGCCCGCGCATCCGCCCGGGGCACACCCTGCGCTGCGCCGTCGACCGCGTGCGGGTCGAGCTGCTGCAGTACATGCGGCGCAGCGACGCGCTCGTGTTCACGTTCCTGTTCCCCGTGCTGCTGTTCTCGATCTTCGCGAGCGCCTTCAGCGACGTGCCTGCGCTCATCGAGCTCGACGGCCAGGCGGTGACGCAGCCGCAGTACTACCTGCCCGCGATGCTCGCGGCGGGCGTCTTCCTCTCGGGCGTGCAGAACCTCGGCATCGAGATCGCGACCGAGCGCGCCGACGGCACGCTGCAGCGCCTCGCCGCCACGCCGCTGCCGGTGCTGTCGTACTTCCTCGGCAAGGTCGGGCAGCTGCTCGTCACGACGCTGCTGCAAGCGGCCCTGCTGCTCACCGTCGCGACGACCGTCTTCGGGCTCGAGCTGCCCACCGAGCCCGAGCGCTGGCTCACGCTCGCGTGGGTGTTCTTCGCCGCGCTCGTCTGCTTCGCCGTGCTGGGGGTCGCGATCGCGCAGATCCCGCGCAGCGCGAGCAGCGCCTCGGCCGTCGTGATCCCGCTCGCGCTCGTCATGCAGTTCATCTCGGGCATCTACCTGCCGTTCACGGTGCTGCCCGAGTGGCTGCAGGCGATCGCCAACCTGCTGCCGCTCGCGTGGGTCGCGCACGGCATGCGCTACGCGATGCTGCCCGACGTCGCGCGCCACCTCGAGGTCGGCGAGGTGTGGAACCTCGCGGGCGTGGCGACCGCGCTCGGCCTCTGGGCGGTGATCGGTACGGTGGTGGCAGCGCTGACCTTCCGCTGGATCAAGCGCGGCTGA
- a CDS encoding pyridoxal phosphate-dependent aminotransferase, producing the protein MNRIAARIAAINESATLKVDAKAKALKAAGRDVISYAAGEPDFATPPNIVEAARRALADPKNYRYTPAAGLPELREAIAAKTLRDSGLAVEPSQVLVTNGGKQSVYQAFQTILDPGDEVLVPTPYWTTYPEAIGLTGARQVDVFAGADQGYLVTVEQLEAARTDRTKALLMVSPSNPTGAVYPAERIREIGEWAERQGLWVVSDEIYQNLTYDGERAVSIVEAVPALADRTILVNGVAKTYAMTGWRVGWMVGPADVIKAAGNLQSHLTSNVNNVAQLGAAEALNGPQDAVAEMLAAFDRRRRTIVDELSRIDGFSVPAPKGAFYVYADVSGLLGREWGGVTPTSSLELADLMLEQAEVAAVPGEAFGPSGYLRFSYALGDDALLEGVQRLQRLFGA; encoded by the coding sequence GTGAACCGCATCGCCGCGCGCATCGCCGCCATCAACGAATCCGCCACCCTGAAGGTCGACGCGAAGGCCAAGGCCCTGAAGGCCGCCGGGCGCGACGTGATCTCCTACGCCGCCGGCGAGCCCGACTTCGCGACGCCGCCGAACATCGTCGAGGCCGCGCGGCGGGCGCTCGCCGATCCGAAGAACTACCGGTACACGCCGGCGGCCGGCCTGCCCGAGCTGCGGGAGGCGATCGCGGCGAAGACGCTGCGCGACTCGGGGCTCGCGGTCGAGCCCTCGCAGGTGCTCGTGACGAACGGCGGCAAGCAGTCGGTCTACCAGGCGTTCCAGACGATCCTCGACCCGGGCGACGAGGTGCTCGTCCCCACCCCCTACTGGACGACCTACCCCGAGGCGATCGGGCTGACCGGCGCCCGCCAGGTCGACGTCTTCGCCGGCGCCGACCAGGGCTACCTCGTCACCGTCGAGCAGCTCGAGGCCGCGCGCACGGATCGCACGAAGGCGCTGCTGATGGTCTCGCCGTCGAACCCGACGGGCGCCGTCTACCCGGCCGAGCGCATCCGCGAGATCGGCGAGTGGGCCGAGCGCCAAGGCCTGTGGGTCGTGAGCGACGAGATCTACCAGAACCTCACCTACGACGGCGAGCGCGCCGTCTCCATCGTCGAGGCCGTGCCCGCGCTCGCCGACCGCACGATCCTCGTGAACGGCGTCGCGAAGACCTACGCGATGACCGGCTGGCGGGTGGGCTGGATGGTCGGCCCCGCCGATGTCATCAAGGCGGCGGGCAACCTGCAGTCGCACCTGACGAGCAACGTCAACAACGTCGCGCAGCTCGGGGCGGCCGAGGCGCTGAACGGCCCGCAGGACGCCGTCGCCGAGATGCTCGCGGCCTTCGACCGGCGCCGCCGGACGATCGTCGACGAGCTCTCGAGGATCGACGGCTTCTCGGTGCCGGCGCCGAAGGGGGCCTTCTACGTCTACGCGGATGTGTCGGGCCTGCTGGGCAGGGAGTGGGGCGGCGTGACGCCCACGTCGAGCCTCGAGCTCGCCGACCTGATGCTCGAGCAGGCCGAGGTGGCCGCCGTGCCGGGCGAGGCGTTCGGCCCGTCCGGCTACCTGCGCTTCTCGTACGCGCTCGGCGACGACGCGCTGCTCGAGGGCGTGCAGCGCCTGCAGCGCCTCTTCGGTGCCTGA
- a CDS encoding sensor histidine kinase, with product MTEAPRAIAGVRRPPTEDPRMWDAFVGAGVVVLLVVACFAGTPAAIAQAAAGVLAVGAGYLLRRRAMLADIATPGFQLAAIAGAAVAAHAYGPMGAVQALAAPLLWVSSGASTRRAVVANAGLFGGVLVAFWLRGDAVLLLATTQALSFAFSMVIGLWISGLARANEERERLIGELEQAQASIARLSGERATAAERARIARDLHDTIAQDLTGIAMLAQRSDPDAETVRSIEALAQDALAEVRGIVAAHGGVGLDDGLPVALERLGARFQAETGIAVTVAAPPVDLPVDAQVALLRTAQESLANVRKHAQATSAAIELRADASGAVLRIADDGRGFDRATITRGLGLHGLDERMALAGGSLEVDSSPAGTTVTARLARGGGS from the coding sequence ATGACCGAGGCACCGCGGGCGATCGCCGGCGTGCGCCGGCCGCCGACCGAGGACCCCCGCATGTGGGATGCGTTCGTGGGCGCCGGCGTCGTGGTGCTGCTGGTCGTCGCGTGCTTCGCGGGCACCCCGGCCGCGATCGCGCAGGCCGCAGCCGGCGTGCTCGCCGTCGGCGCGGGCTACCTGCTGCGGCGGCGCGCGATGCTCGCCGACATCGCGACGCCCGGGTTCCAGCTCGCGGCGATCGCGGGCGCGGCCGTGGCCGCCCACGCGTACGGCCCGATGGGCGCCGTGCAGGCGCTCGCCGCGCCGCTGCTGTGGGTGTCGTCGGGAGCGAGCACGCGACGCGCCGTCGTCGCCAACGCGGGGCTCTTCGGCGGCGTGCTCGTGGCGTTCTGGCTGCGCGGCGACGCGGTGCTGCTGCTCGCGACGACCCAGGCGCTCAGCTTCGCGTTCAGCATGGTGATCGGCCTGTGGATCTCGGGGCTCGCGCGCGCCAACGAGGAGCGCGAGCGCCTGATCGGCGAGCTAGAGCAGGCGCAGGCATCCATCGCCCGGCTGAGCGGGGAGCGCGCGACGGCAGCCGAGCGAGCCCGCATCGCTCGCGACCTGCACGACACCATCGCGCAGGACCTGACCGGCATCGCCATGCTCGCGCAGCGCAGCGACCCCGACGCGGAGACCGTCCGCTCGATCGAGGCGCTCGCGCAGGACGCGCTCGCCGAGGTGCGCGGCATCGTCGCCGCGCACGGCGGCGTCGGGCTCGACGACGGGCTGCCCGTCGCGCTCGAGCGGCTCGGCGCTCGGTTCCAGGCCGAGACGGGCATCGCCGTGACGGTCGCCGCACCGCCGGTCGACCTGCCCGTCGACGCGCAGGTCGCGCTGCTGCGCACCGCGCAGGAGTCGCTCGCGAACGTGCGCAAGCACGCGCAGGCGACGAGCGCCGCGATCGAGCTGCGGGCGGATGCGTCGGGCGCCGTGCTGCGGATCGCCGACGACGGGCGCGGCTTCGACCGCGCCACGATCACGCGCGGTCTCGGGCTCCACGGCCTCGACGAGCGCATGGCGCTCGCGGGCGGGAGCCTCGAGGTCGACTCCTCCCCCGCCGGGACGACGGTGACGGCTCGGCTCGCCCGCGGGGGCGGCTCGTGA
- a CDS encoding response regulator transcription factor has product MIRVVVADDHPVVRGGLVALLAEASDLEVVGQAADGEELVRVAGELLPDVVLTDLRMPRVGGAEATRRILARHPATRVLVLTTYDSDADILAATEAGATGYLLKASPPLEIFAAVRAVARGERAMAPSVARALAERQAAPSAALSAREREVLALMRQGATNAAIGRQLFIGEATVKSHVQSIFAKLGVRDRTSAVAVGIERGLV; this is encoded by the coding sequence GTGATCCGGGTCGTCGTCGCCGACGACCACCCGGTCGTGCGCGGCGGGCTCGTGGCGCTGCTCGCCGAGGCGAGCGACCTCGAGGTGGTGGGGCAGGCCGCCGACGGCGAGGAGCTCGTGCGCGTGGCGGGCGAGCTGCTGCCGGATGTCGTGCTCACCGATCTGCGCATGCCGCGCGTCGGCGGAGCCGAGGCGACCCGGCGCATCCTCGCCCGGCATCCCGCGACGCGGGTGCTCGTGCTCACGACCTACGACTCGGATGCCGACATCCTCGCCGCGACCGAGGCGGGCGCCACCGGCTACCTGCTGAAGGCGTCGCCGCCGCTCGAGATCTTCGCGGCGGTGCGGGCCGTCGCGCGCGGCGAGCGGGCCATGGCGCCGAGCGTCGCGCGGGCGCTCGCCGAGCGGCAGGCCGCGCCGTCGGCCGCCCTCTCGGCGCGCGAGCGCGAGGTGCTCGCGCTCATGCGGCAGGGCGCGACGAACGCCGCGATCGGGCGGCAGCTGTTCATCGGCGAGGCGACGGTGAAGTCGCACGTGCAGTCGATCTTCGCGAAGCTCGGCGTGCGGGATCGCACGAGCGCGGTCGCGGTGGGGATCGAGCGCGGGCTCGTGTGA
- a CDS encoding GNAT family N-acetyltransferase, whose protein sequence is MPDPVVRAARRDEAPALAATLASAFGGTATFRWLIADDAARERLLPAFFESSLQHLLASPGAVLVAEAAGSPVAVAAWAPPGRWKAPWWRGLLSMPRLVRAADGATLREFGGKGPALERALEAAHPGEPHWYLSALGAAPAARGTGAGGALVEAGLRRSREQGLPAYLECVPELIGYYERFGFRVAHEIAIGGGAPDQVGMLAG, encoded by the coding sequence GTGCCTGACCCGGTGGTGCGCGCCGCGCGCCGCGACGAGGCGCCGGCGCTCGCCGCGACCCTCGCGAGCGCGTTCGGCGGCACGGCCACCTTCCGGTGGCTGATCGCCGACGACGCGGCGCGCGAGCGACTGCTGCCGGCCTTCTTCGAGAGCTCGCTGCAGCACCTGCTGGCGTCGCCCGGCGCCGTGCTCGTCGCCGAGGCCGCGGGCTCGCCCGTCGCGGTGGCCGCGTGGGCGCCGCCGGGCCGCTGGAAGGCGCCCTGGTGGCGCGGGCTGCTGAGCATGCCGCGCCTGGTGCGCGCTGCCGACGGCGCGACGCTCCGCGAGTTCGGCGGCAAGGGGCCTGCGCTCGAGCGCGCGCTCGAGGCGGCCCACCCGGGCGAGCCGCACTGGTACCTCTCGGCGCTCGGCGCCGCGCCGGCCGCCCGGGGCACGGGCGCGGGCGGCGCGCTGGTCGAGGCTGGCCTGCGACGCAGCCGCGAGCAGGGGCTGCCCGCCTATCTCGAGTGCGTGCCCGAGCTCATCGGCTACTACGAGCGATTCGGGTTCCGCGTGGCCCACGAGATCGCGATCGGCGGCGGCGCGCCCGATCAGGTGGGGATGCTCGCGGGCTGA